One region of Thermus albus genomic DNA includes:
- a CDS encoding CBS and ACT domain-containing protein — protein sequence MLVKDVMRSPVLTVEPGMTLEEAYRFLLEKGIRHLPVVAEGKLVGILTDRDLRLAMSHLNPGGPLPGSTPVAAAMTRKVVTAHPLDPVEEAARVMREGKIGCLPVLEDGRLVGMVTGIDLLDALLKLTGVTEPSGRLEVRLPDRVGELARLTGFLAERGVNIHSLLSYPEDGGFVRAVVRVNTLETHLLAEGLRQEGFEVIWPPKKPW from the coding sequence ATGCTGGTCAAGGACGTGATGCGCTCGCCCGTGCTTACGGTAGAGCCGGGGATGACCCTGGAGGAGGCCTACCGCTTTCTCTTGGAAAAGGGTATCCGCCACCTTCCGGTGGTGGCCGAGGGAAAACTGGTGGGCATCCTCACCGACCGGGACCTACGGTTGGCCATGAGCCACCTGAACCCCGGCGGCCCCCTTCCCGGCTCCACCCCGGTGGCGGCGGCCATGACCCGGAAGGTGGTTACCGCCCACCCTCTAGATCCCGTGGAGGAGGCGGCCCGGGTGATGCGGGAGGGGAAGATCGGCTGCCTTCCGGTGCTGGAGGATGGCCGGTTGGTGGGCATGGTCACGGGCATTGACCTTTTGGATGCCCTCCTCAAGCTTACCGGGGTCACGGAGCCCTCAGGCCGCCTCGAGGTCCGCCTCCCCGACCGGGTGGGGGAGCTGGCCCGGCTCACGGGGTTTCTGGCGGAGCGGGGGGTCAATATCCATTCCCTGCTTTCCTACCCCGAGGATGGGGGGTTCGTGCGGGCGGTGGTGCGGGTGAACACCCTGGAGACCCATCTCCTGGCGGAAGGCCTGCGCCAGGAGGGCTTTGAGGTGATCTGGCCCCCCAAGAAGCCATGGTGA
- a CDS encoding acetoin utilization protein AcuC, producing the protein MVIYRDEYRLYDFGPSHPFSPVRLEMLTSLLHALGVWRQPLEPPEATREEVLTVHSERLVKRVEAASRGERVPDLEYYGLGTGDTPVFPGMDRAARILVGGTLEGARRILAGEKRVLQLGGGLHHAQYDRASGFCVYNDLSVAIRHLTQAGLRVAYLDIDVHHGDGVQWIHYEEKEVLTLSLHETGRYLFPGTGHIHEIGRGEGVGRKLNLPLEPFTEDESYLEVFEALVPWALGAFRPDVLVVQSGADAHYQDPLADLLLTTRAYEAILRLILEYAQAYTGGRVLFTLGGGYSLDATVRVWALLYLVFHGLPLPERLPEGWLKEWQARLEKPLTPTLHDPQAPRAPYPEIPRKEEIARRNLLTLERLMELVRPHLVH; encoded by the coding sequence ATGGTGATCTACCGGGACGAGTACCGCCTCTACGACTTCGGCCCGAGCCACCCCTTTAGCCCGGTGCGTCTGGAGATGCTCACCTCCCTTCTGCACGCCTTGGGGGTGTGGCGGCAACCCTTGGAACCTCCTGAGGCCACCCGGGAGGAGGTGCTTACCGTGCACTCTGAGCGCCTGGTGAAGCGGGTGGAGGCGGCAAGCCGGGGGGAGAGGGTGCCGGATTTGGAGTACTACGGCCTGGGCACCGGGGATACCCCGGTCTTTCCCGGCATGGACCGGGCGGCCAGGATCCTGGTGGGGGGTACCTTGGAGGGGGCCCGGCGCATCCTGGCCGGGGAGAAGCGGGTCCTGCAACTGGGCGGAGGCCTCCACCACGCCCAGTACGACCGCGCCAGCGGGTTTTGCGTGTACAACGATCTCTCCGTGGCCATACGCCACCTGACCCAAGCGGGCTTGCGGGTGGCCTATCTGGACATAGATGTGCACCACGGGGACGGGGTGCAGTGGATCCACTACGAGGAAAAGGAGGTTCTAACCCTAAGCCTCCACGAAACCGGCCGCTACCTCTTTCCCGGGACCGGGCACATCCACGAGATCGGCCGGGGGGAGGGGGTAGGGAGGAAGTTGAACCTTCCCCTGGAGCCCTTTACCGAGGACGAAAGCTACCTGGAGGTTTTTGAGGCCCTGGTGCCCTGGGCCCTAGGGGCTTTCCGCCCCGATGTGTTGGTGGTGCAGTCGGGGGCGGACGCCCACTACCAGGACCCTTTGGCGGACCTTCTCCTCACCACCCGGGCCTATGAGGCAATCCTTCGCCTAATCCTGGAATACGCCCAGGCCTACACGGGGGGAAGGGTGCTTTTCACCTTGGGGGGCGGGTACAGCCTGGATGCCACGGTTAGGGTCTGGGCTCTCCTATACTTGGTCTTCCACGGTTTACCCCTCCCTGAGCGCCTGCCTGAGGGGTGGCTTAAGGAGTGGCAAGCCCGGCTGGAGAAGCCCTTGACCCCTACCCTTCACGACCCCCAGGCCCCCCGCGCCCCATACCCGGAAATCCCCCGCAAGGAGGAGATCGCCCGCCGAAACCTTCTTACCCTGGAGAGGCTCATGGAGCTTGTGCGTCCCCACCTGGTACACTAG
- a CDS encoding MoaD/ThiS family protein, whose translation MKVVLRLPERKEVEVPGDRPLREVLLELGLNPETVVVIRGEELLTLDERVGEGETLEVLSAISGGQGWGGHGV comes from the coding sequence ATGAAGGTGGTGTTGCGCCTGCCGGAGCGCAAGGAGGTGGAGGTACCAGGGGATAGGCCCTTGAGGGAGGTTCTCCTGGAGCTGGGCTTGAATCCGGAAACGGTGGTGGTGATCCGGGGGGAGGAGCTCCTCACCCTGGACGAGAGGGTGGGGGAAGGGGAGACCCTCGAGGTCCTCTCCGCCATCTCCGGGGGCCAGGGGTGGGGCGGCCATGGTGTGTAA
- the ttuA gene encoding tRNA-5-methyluridine(54) 2-sulfurtransferase, giving the protein MVCKVCGQKAQVELRNRGFALCKEHYLEWFVKETERAIRRHRMLRPGERVLVAVSGGKDSLALWDVLWRLGYQAVGLHLQLGIGGYSERSLQVTQRFAQDRGLELWVVDLRQAYGFGVPELAQLSGRVACSACGLSKRYIINQVAVEAGFRVVATGHNLDDEAAVLFGNLLNPQEDALVRQGPVLPEKPGLAARVKPFYRFSEREVLSYTLLRGIRYLHEECPNAQGAKSLLYKEALNLVEREMPGAKLRFLEGFLEKIQPRLQAGEEVSLKACERCGYPTTGAVCSFCRMWDAVYRRAKKRRLLPEEAEFEPRVPVARP; this is encoded by the coding sequence ATGGTGTGTAAGGTCTGCGGCCAAAAAGCCCAGGTGGAGCTGAGGAACCGGGGCTTTGCCCTGTGCAAGGAGCACTACCTGGAGTGGTTCGTCAAGGAAACCGAGCGGGCCATCCGCCGCCACCGGATGCTCCGGCCGGGGGAGCGGGTTTTGGTGGCGGTTTCCGGGGGCAAGGATTCCCTGGCCCTTTGGGATGTGCTTTGGCGGCTGGGTTACCAGGCGGTGGGGCTTCATCTGCAGCTGGGGATTGGGGGCTACTCGGAGAGGAGCCTTCAGGTCACGCAACGCTTTGCCCAGGACCGGGGCCTGGAGCTTTGGGTGGTGGACCTGCGCCAGGCCTATGGCTTTGGGGTTCCGGAGCTGGCCCAGCTTTCGGGGCGGGTGGCCTGTTCCGCCTGTGGGCTTTCCAAGCGCTACATCATCAACCAGGTGGCGGTGGAAGCGGGCTTTAGGGTGGTGGCCACCGGCCATAACCTGGACGACGAGGCGGCGGTCCTCTTCGGCAACCTCCTGAACCCCCAGGAGGACGCCCTGGTCCGCCAGGGGCCGGTGCTGCCCGAGAAGCCGGGCCTGGCAGCCCGGGTCAAGCCCTTCTACCGCTTTAGCGAGCGGGAGGTGCTCTCCTACACCCTCCTGAGGGGGATCCGTTACCTGCACGAGGAGTGCCCCAACGCCCAGGGGGCCAAGAGCCTACTTTACAAGGAGGCCTTGAACCTGGTGGAGCGGGAGATGCCCGGGGCCAAGCTGCGCTTTCTGGAGGGATTTCTTGAGAAAATCCAGCCCCGGCTCCAGGCGGGCGAGGAGGTTTCCCTTAAGGCTTGCGAGCGCTGCGGCTACCCCACCACGGGGGCGGTCTGTTCCTTTTGCCGCATGTGGGACGCCGTGTACCGGCGAGCCAAGAAGCGGCGCCTTTTGCCGGAAGAGGCGGAGTTTGAGCCCCGGGTGCCGGTGGCCAGGCCTTAA
- a CDS encoding ATP cone domain-containing protein has translation MAEVFVRLRRGRWPLSKGLLVEALLPLGVPLEAAQAVAHTVEERLKAEGHSAVAPRLLRKVFLEEVARALGAEVAGRLSRQTLPFEEILVLQGKRRRPFSKGLLARSLEEAGFSLKEAHELAKEVERHLRQEGVKQISARRLEEVVAQEVGRAMGKGARRRYLQRQAFAGELFVEEESGEPRMPFSKGILAQSLMGIGFSPERAYRLAREMEKALRLEGRRVIRRNELRERVYQALLKEAGEEVARRYLLLRSLRRSARPVHILIGGVTGVGKSVLASALAYRLGITHIVPSDAVREVFRASLSQDLLPTLHLSTFEAWKALSTEPSAAEEESHEIRVMRGFLDQVARVAVGLRAIQERSALEGTSIVLEGVHVVPRYLDHPYRDRVLTVPMLVVLQDEKLHQDRFLLRDRETAHARPREKYLTHFYEIRLIQDHLLRWAQEEGVPVIPGEDLDEAVEKALEVLVAYLEAQGMREGLHA, from the coding sequence GTGGCTGAGGTCTTCGTGCGCCTTAGGCGGGGCCGGTGGCCTCTATCCAAAGGTCTTTTGGTGGAGGCCCTTCTGCCCTTGGGTGTGCCCCTGGAGGCCGCCCAGGCCGTGGCCCATACCGTGGAGGAGCGTTTGAAGGCGGAAGGGCATTCGGCCGTGGCCCCGAGGCTCCTGCGCAAGGTCTTCCTGGAGGAGGTGGCCCGGGCCCTGGGGGCGGAGGTGGCGGGGAGGCTTTCCAGGCAGACCCTTCCCTTTGAGGAAATCCTGGTTCTGCAGGGGAAGAGGCGCCGTCCCTTCTCCAAGGGGCTCTTGGCCAGGAGCCTCGAGGAGGCGGGCTTTTCCTTGAAGGAGGCCCACGAGCTGGCCAAGGAGGTGGAACGGCACCTTAGGCAGGAAGGGGTCAAGCAGATCTCCGCCCGCCGCCTGGAGGAGGTGGTGGCCCAGGAGGTGGGCCGGGCCATGGGCAAAGGGGCCCGCAGGCGCTACCTCCAGCGTCAGGCCTTTGCCGGAGAGCTTTTCGTAGAGGAGGAAAGCGGTGAGCCCCGTATGCCCTTTTCCAAGGGCATCCTGGCGCAATCCCTGATGGGCATTGGGTTTTCCCCGGAACGGGCGTACCGGCTGGCCCGGGAGATGGAAAAGGCCCTGCGCCTGGAGGGGCGCAGGGTGATCCGGCGGAATGAGCTTCGGGAACGGGTGTACCAGGCCCTTCTCAAGGAAGCGGGGGAGGAGGTGGCCAGGCGGTACCTGCTCCTTAGGAGCCTGAGGCGGAGCGCTCGCCCGGTGCACATCCTCATCGGTGGGGTCACCGGGGTGGGGAAGAGCGTCTTGGCCTCGGCCTTGGCCTACCGCCTGGGCATCACCCACATCGTCCCCTCGGATGCGGTGCGGGAGGTCTTCCGGGCCTCACTTTCCCAGGACCTTCTCCCCACCTTGCACCTTTCCACCTTTGAGGCTTGGAAGGCCTTGTCAACCGAGCCCAGCGCGGCTGAGGAAGAAAGCCACGAAATCCGGGTGATGCGGGGCTTTCTGGACCAGGTGGCCCGGGTGGCGGTGGGCCTTAGGGCCATCCAGGAACGGAGCGCCCTCGAGGGGACCTCCATCGTGCTGGAAGGGGTGCATGTGGTCCCCCGCTACCTGGACCATCCCTACCGGGACAGGGTGCTCACGGTTCCCATGCTGGTGGTGCTTCAGGACGAAAAGCTCCACCAGGATCGCTTTCTCCTTAGGGACCGGGAAACGGCCCATGCCCGGCCTCGGGAGAAGTACCTCACCCATTTCTACGAGATCCGGCTTATCCAGGATCACCTCCTCCGTTGGGCCCAGGAGGAGGGGGTTCCCGTGATCCCGGGCGAGGACCTGGATGAGGCGGTGGAGAAGGCCCTAGAGGTCCTGGTGGCCTATCTGGAGGCCCAGGGGATGCGGGAGGGACTGCATGCTTGA
- the thrC gene encoding threonine synthase, whose amino-acid sequence MRLSLIERYRAHLPVSLNTPVISLLEGSTPLIPLKGPEEARRKGIRLYAKFEGLNPTGSFKDRGMTLAVSKAVEEGARAVAAASTGNTAASAAAYAARAGIKAIVVLPAGYVALGKVAQSLVHGARIIQIEGNFDQALALTKALTEAYPVALVNSLNPYRLEGQKTLAFEVVDELGDAPHYHALPVGNAGNITAHWMGYKEYFAQGRASRLPRMLGFQAAGAAPLVLGHPIEKPETLATAIRIGNPASWQGAIRAKEESGGLIEAVTDEEILAAYRYLAEEEGIFSEPASAAAMAGVWKLLKEGRLEPGSTVVLTLTGHGLKDPATAEKVAGLLPPVPATLEAVAQAAGLL is encoded by the coding sequence ATGCGGCTTTCCCTCATAGAGCGCTACCGGGCCCACCTGCCCGTGTCCTTGAACACCCCCGTGATCTCCCTTTTGGAAGGCTCCACTCCCTTGATCCCCCTGAAGGGCCCCGAGGAGGCCCGGAGGAAAGGCATCCGCCTCTACGCCAAGTTTGAGGGCCTGAACCCCACGGGTAGCTTCAAGGACCGGGGCATGACCCTGGCCGTTTCCAAGGCGGTAGAGGAAGGCGCCCGGGCCGTGGCCGCCGCCAGCACCGGGAACACCGCGGCCAGCGCCGCCGCATACGCCGCCCGGGCTGGGATCAAGGCCATCGTGGTCCTGCCCGCGGGGTACGTGGCCCTGGGCAAGGTGGCCCAAAGCCTGGTGCACGGGGCCCGGATCATCCAGATTGAGGGCAACTTTGACCAGGCCTTAGCCCTCACCAAGGCCCTCACCGAGGCCTACCCCGTGGCCCTGGTGAACTCCCTGAACCCCTACCGCCTCGAGGGCCAGAAGACCCTGGCCTTTGAGGTGGTGGATGAGCTGGGGGATGCCCCCCACTACCACGCCCTACCCGTGGGCAACGCGGGCAACATCACCGCCCACTGGATGGGGTACAAAGAGTACTTCGCTCAAGGCCGGGCCAGCCGCCTTCCCCGGATGCTGGGCTTCCAAGCGGCGGGGGCTGCCCCCCTGGTCCTGGGCCATCCCATAGAGAAGCCGGAGACCCTGGCCACCGCCATCCGCATCGGCAACCCCGCCAGCTGGCAGGGGGCCATCCGGGCCAAGGAGGAGTCGGGGGGTCTGATTGAAGCGGTGACGGACGAGGAGATCCTCGCCGCCTACCGCTACCTGGCGGAGGAGGAGGGCATCTTCTCTGAACCCGCCTCGGCGGCGGCCATGGCCGGGGTGTGGAAGCTCCTAAAGGAAGGGCGGCTGGAACCGGGAAGCACCGTGGTCCTCACCCTTACCGGCCATGGCCTCAAGGACCCGGCCACGGCGGAGAAGGTGGCGGGGCTTCTTCCGCCGGTGCCCGCCACCCTCGAGGCCGTGGCCCAAGCCGCCGGACTCTTGTGA
- a CDS encoding Uma2 family endonuclease, translated as MPFLDLLRPVSDEELRQLSAKNPGWQLERWKDGRLIVSPIGRESGYLEALLLGQLYRWNQQRGLGLVFSSATGFKLPDGSLLSPDAAFVFRDHWLGLSPEEREAFPPLAPDVAFEIRSRSQTLEELRQKARAYLANGTRVVVLLDPYTHRVEVHRQGGAEEYPDPQRIPLDPELPGFTLDAQELFL; from the coding sequence GTGCCCTTCCTGGACCTTCTCCGCCCCGTGAGCGATGAGGAACTTCGCCAGCTTTCGGCCAAGAATCCCGGCTGGCAGCTGGAGCGGTGGAAAGACGGGAGGCTTATCGTGTCGCCGATAGGGAGAGAAAGCGGCTACCTGGAAGCCCTCCTCCTAGGCCAGCTTTACCGCTGGAACCAGCAGAGGGGTTTAGGCCTTGTATTCAGCTCGGCCACCGGCTTCAAGCTTCCCGATGGTTCCCTCCTCTCCCCCGACGCCGCCTTTGTATTCCGGGATCACTGGCTAGGCCTCTCCCCAGAGGAACGGGAGGCCTTCCCCCCCTTAGCCCCAGATGTGGCCTTTGAAATCCGCTCCCGAAGCCAGACCCTGGAGGAACTCCGGCAAAAGGCCAGGGCCTATTTGGCCAACGGCACCCGTGTGGTGGTCCTCCTGGACCCTTACACCCACCGGGTGGAGGTCCACCGCCAAGGAGGCGCGGAGGAGTACCCGGACCCGCAAAGGATTCCCCTAGACCCCGAGCTTCCCGGCTTCACCTTGGACGCCCAGGAGCTCTTCCTCTAG
- a CDS encoding homoserine dehydrogenase, translated as MEEVKIALLGGGTVGGAFYALVQERLEDFHALGFSPRFLGVLVRDRAKPRPIPEELLRTEPPDLLQADVVVEAMGGVKTPLALVLPALEAGTPLITANKALLAEAWEALRPFAEEGLIYHEASVMAGTPALSFLETLRGSRLLELHAILNGTTLYILQEMEKGKTYGEALLEAQRLGYAEADPTLDVEGIDAAHKLTLLARLLVDPAFPFQEVEARGITRLAPEILKEAKASGEKVRLVASLFGEGGRWRAVVAPRRLPQDHPLARAQGNILWVRSHPLGEAYVTGPGAGGGATASGLLADLFRFLSGHLGHLPAPAPTPPLAEVSLLPKVE; from the coding sequence ATGGAAGAGGTAAAGATCGCCCTCCTGGGCGGAGGCACGGTGGGCGGTGCCTTCTACGCCCTGGTCCAAGAACGCCTGGAAGACTTCCACGCCCTGGGCTTCTCTCCCAGGTTCCTGGGGGTCTTGGTGCGGGATAGGGCCAAGCCCCGGCCCATTCCCGAGGAGCTCCTCCGCACCGAACCCCCGGACCTCCTACAGGCGGACGTGGTGGTGGAGGCCATGGGCGGGGTAAAGACGCCTTTAGCCCTGGTCCTGCCCGCCCTGGAGGCCGGCACCCCCCTTATCACCGCCAACAAGGCCCTCTTGGCGGAGGCCTGGGAGGCCTTACGCCCCTTTGCCGAGGAAGGCCTCATCTACCACGAGGCCAGCGTCATGGCCGGGACCCCCGCCCTTTCCTTTCTGGAAACCCTAAGGGGAAGCCGGCTTTTGGAACTCCACGCCATCCTGAACGGCACCACCCTCTACATCCTGCAGGAGATGGAAAAGGGGAAGACCTACGGGGAAGCCCTCCTCGAGGCCCAGCGCCTGGGCTACGCGGAGGCCGACCCCACCCTGGACGTGGAGGGCATAGACGCCGCCCACAAGCTCACCCTCCTGGCCAGGCTCCTTGTGGACCCGGCCTTTCCCTTCCAAGAGGTGGAAGCTAGGGGCATTACCCGCCTCGCCCCAGAAATCCTCAAAGAGGCCAAGGCCTCTGGGGAGAAGGTACGGCTGGTGGCCAGCCTCTTTGGGGAAGGGGGGCGCTGGCGGGCGGTGGTGGCCCCCAGGCGCTTGCCCCAGGACCACCCCCTGGCCCGGGCCCAAGGCAACATCCTCTGGGTGCGAAGCCACCCTCTAGGCGAGGCCTACGTCACCGGCCCCGGGGCGGGGGGAGGGGCCACGGCCAGCGGCCTTTTAGCCGATCTTTTCCGCTTCCTCTCCGGGCACCTGGGCCACCTGCCCGCCCCTGCCCCCACCCCCCCCTTGGCGGAGGTAAGCCTTTTGCCCAAGGTAGAATGA
- the queG gene encoding tRNA epoxyqueuosine(34) reductase QueG has protein sequence MEARLLLEEALRGRGLLYAWAPLAMPEEAEGRFRRFLAEGRHGGMAYLERGVEARFRPRLRFPWARSALLLFAPYAFPDPGVPPGGLRVGRVARYAWVRDYHRLLGEELRALEALAQSLGVQARGYVDHGPIPERTLAALTGAGWVGKSGMFLSPALGVHAFIGVLLTSLEVEASPPHPNRCGRCTRCLASCPTGALLGDGTLDARRCVGYLTVEHKGFIPPGLWPGVGDWLLGCDLCQEICPWDRFGWVWRGFRPEPELAHPNLEAFFRLSGRGFQRKFGDTAFARPGRARMARNALIVLSNLGLGEGLMAVAAKDPHPLVRRTALHALHRAGRPIEGFLQDPDGEVRAEALILLGEAPRAVDPFQDGGELPGPEVKDEGA, from the coding sequence GTGGAGGCGCGCCTACTCCTGGAGGAAGCCCTTCGGGGGCGGGGACTCCTCTACGCCTGGGCCCCCTTGGCCATGCCGGAGGAGGCCGAGGGGCGCTTTCGCCGCTTTTTGGCCGAGGGCAGGCACGGGGGGATGGCCTACCTGGAAAGGGGGGTGGAGGCCCGCTTCCGCCCAAGGCTTCGCTTCCCCTGGGCCAGGAGTGCCCTCCTCCTATTTGCTCCTTACGCCTTCCCCGATCCCGGGGTGCCCCCTGGGGGCCTCAGGGTGGGCCGGGTGGCCCGCTACGCCTGGGTGCGGGACTACCACCGGCTTCTGGGGGAGGAGCTAAGGGCCCTGGAGGCCCTGGCCCAAAGCCTTGGGGTACAGGCCAGGGGTTACGTGGACCATGGGCCCATCCCCGAGCGCACCCTGGCCGCCCTTACCGGGGCGGGCTGGGTCGGCAAAAGCGGCATGTTTCTCTCCCCGGCCTTGGGTGTGCACGCTTTCATCGGGGTTCTCCTGACCTCCTTGGAGGTGGAGGCTTCTCCCCCGCACCCTAACCGCTGTGGGCGCTGTACCCGTTGCCTGGCCTCCTGCCCCACGGGGGCCCTTTTGGGGGACGGGACCCTGGACGCCAGGCGGTGCGTGGGTTACCTCACCGTGGAGCATAAGGGCTTTATCCCACCAGGGCTTTGGCCAGGGGTGGGGGATTGGCTTTTGGGGTGCGACCTCTGCCAGGAGATCTGCCCCTGGGACCGGTTCGGCTGGGTGTGGCGGGGTTTTCGGCCGGAGCCCGAGCTGGCCCATCCCAACCTGGAGGCGTTCTTCCGCCTTTCGGGAAGAGGCTTTCAGCGCAAGTTCGGGGATACCGCCTTCGCCCGCCCGGGAAGGGCCCGCATGGCCCGGAATGCCCTTATCGTGTTGAGCAATCTAGGCCTTGGGGAAGGCCTCATGGCGGTGGCGGCCAAAGACCCCCATCCCCTGGTTCGCCGCACCGCCCTCCACGCCCTCCACCGGGCGGGGAGGCCCATAGAGGGTTTCCTCCAGGACCCGGATGGGGAGGTGAGGGCCGAGGCCTTAATCCTCCTTGGGGAAGCGCCCCGTGCGGTAGACCCTTTCCAGGATGGGGGGGAGCTCCCAGGCCCGGAGGTCAAAGATGAGGGGGCCTAG
- a CDS encoding metallophosphoesterase family protein has translation MRLGVISDIHANLPALEAALEALRHQGVDEVLVLGDLVGYGPHPKQVIRRLIKEGLSAIAGAWDLRVAYPLPEALPEGVGKATLEWTRSQLSERELNYLRSLRLSHRKTYGGNRLVAFHGTPGNPEEPLDLLGPAAELLPHLERYGARILLLGGRHLPLSRRLGTGLVADPGSVGLSLSGEPGADAMVLDTEALEVRSLKVPYDLGPLIFDLRAWELPPILERVYRTGRFPKED, from the coding sequence GTGCGCCTGGGGGTTATTTCCGATATTCACGCCAACCTGCCAGCCTTGGAGGCGGCCCTCGAGGCCCTGCGGCACCAAGGCGTGGACGAGGTCCTGGTCCTGGGGGACCTGGTGGGCTACGGTCCCCACCCCAAGCAGGTCATCAGGCGCCTCATAAAGGAAGGGCTTTCCGCCATCGCCGGAGCCTGGGACTTGAGGGTGGCCTACCCCCTGCCGGAAGCGCTACCCGAGGGGGTGGGCAAGGCCACTTTGGAATGGACCCGGTCCCAGCTTTCGGAAAGGGAACTCAACTACCTTCGTTCCCTAAGGCTCTCTCACCGCAAAACCTACGGGGGCAACCGCCTTGTGGCCTTCCACGGCACCCCAGGCAACCCCGAAGAGCCCCTGGACCTCCTGGGCCCGGCCGCGGAACTCCTACCCCATCTTGAACGGTACGGGGCCAGGATCCTCCTCTTGGGGGGCCGGCACCTCCCCCTATCCCGCCGCCTGGGCACAGGCCTGGTGGCCGACCCTGGAAGCGTGGGCCTGAGCCTGAGCGGGGAACCCGGGGCCGACGCCATGGTCCTGGACACGGAGGCCCTCGAGGTCCGCTCCCTTAAGGTCCCCTACGACCTAGGCCCCCTCATCTTTGACCTCCGGGCCTGGGAGCTCCCCCCCATCCTGGAAAGGGTCTACCGCACGGGGCGCTTCCCCAAGGAGGATTAA
- the lnt gene encoding apolipoprotein N-acyltransferase, with protein MRPFLLGLLLALTLPPFPFGPLAPLVLAFLLTGGFRTGFLMGLGFWGLHLIWLPQSFAQLFGPLGALPFVPLVLVKALSFALLFALTPSPLARVGGWVVLEWLTEQGDLAFPWGFLGYSLVEAPGRVLAAWGGVYLLSLLVLLFAWGFREGRYWLVLPWAVLWLFPLPPLRGEEKALLVQGNINPLAKVQGELGEGVYPRLTQEGLAQHPEARLVVWPETAVWRIPDVDSILQDRYLLTGVNLYGPNRAVLYWEGRVLGHYDKVRLVPFGERFPFREGLGGVYAFFFRSFGLGELGDRTPGGRLAPIRPYGVMICYESVFPSVARTLVSEGAKVLVLLTNDAWFGPSFGGRQHFALGRLRAVETGRWLLRAGNDGITAAIDPWGRVVAEIPPHREGYLLAPYGLREGSTFYVRHGDWAVGVALTLFLLGLILRMRAPGWRNR; from the coding sequence GTGCGGCCCTTCCTCCTGGGTCTCCTTCTGGCCCTGACCCTGCCTCCCTTTCCCTTTGGTCCCTTGGCCCCCTTGGTGCTGGCCTTCCTCCTTACGGGTGGTTTTCGTACGGGGTTTCTCATGGGCCTCGGGTTTTGGGGCCTCCACCTCATCTGGCTTCCCCAAAGCTTCGCCCAACTTTTCGGCCCCTTAGGGGCCCTGCCCTTCGTCCCCTTGGTGCTGGTAAAAGCCCTTTCGTTTGCCCTCCTTTTCGCCCTTACCCCCTCGCCCTTGGCCCGGGTGGGGGGATGGGTGGTGCTGGAGTGGCTCACGGAGCAGGGGGACTTGGCCTTCCCTTGGGGTTTCCTGGGCTACAGCCTGGTGGAGGCCCCGGGGCGGGTGCTGGCTGCTTGGGGTGGGGTTTACCTTCTTTCCCTCCTGGTTTTGCTCTTCGCTTGGGGCTTTAGGGAAGGTCGTTACTGGCTTGTCCTACCATGGGCGGTCCTCTGGCTCTTCCCCTTACCCCCGTTGAGGGGTGAGGAGAAGGCCCTTCTGGTCCAGGGCAACATCAACCCCCTGGCCAAGGTCCAGGGGGAGTTGGGCGAGGGGGTCTATCCCCGCCTCACGCAAGAGGGCTTGGCCCAGCATCCCGAAGCCAGGTTGGTGGTTTGGCCCGAAACCGCGGTTTGGCGGATTCCTGACGTGGACTCCATTTTACAAGACCGCTATCTCTTGACGGGCGTGAACCTCTACGGCCCCAACCGGGCCGTCCTCTATTGGGAAGGAAGGGTGCTGGGCCACTACGACAAGGTCCGCTTGGTACCCTTTGGTGAGCGCTTTCCCTTTCGGGAGGGGTTAGGGGGGGTGTACGCCTTTTTCTTCCGCTCCTTTGGACTCGGGGAGCTGGGGGACCGAACACCAGGGGGCCGGCTTGCCCCCATCAGACCCTACGGGGTCATGATCTGCTACGAATCGGTTTTCCCCTCCGTTGCCCGCACCCTGGTTTCGGAAGGGGCCAAGGTGCTGGTTCTCCTCACCAACGACGCCTGGTTTGGACCTTCCTTTGGCGGAAGGCAACACTTCGCCTTGGGGCGGCTTAGGGCGGTGGAGACTGGGCGCTGGCTTTTACGGGCGGGCAATGACGGCATCACCGCCGCCATAGACCCTTGGGGCCGGGTGGTGGCAGAGATTCCCCCTCACCGAGAGGGGTATTTGCTGGCGCCCTACGGTTTGAGGGAAGGTAGCACCTTCTATGTCCGCCATGGGGACTGGGCGGTGGGGGTGGCGTTGACGCTTTTCCTTCTGGGCCTTATCCTTAGGATGCGCGCGCCGGGGTGGCGGAACCGGTAG